From the Montipora capricornis isolate CH-2021 chromosome 2, ASM3666992v2, whole genome shotgun sequence genome, one window contains:
- the LOC138037820 gene encoding uncharacterized protein: MQSVIKINLSGTAVAGSVFVKSVCIYRLLVGDCFCEFRYITSILNNLKQFNPLLESEHECPACPKEQCNQFQAGSSLRSKNKSKKLDETALFGASCKHEVPLKFFSLKRGEEIGNAVFLLKWIKEMVDNKSIHVYFFYDIACVLGTHLRNTHQGSILDKVALAIPAFHCYGHKVSCQVNYSGRRLEGFGMSDGKVMERLWSYLRPTGKITKEMTPAHRVDTLTESILIHFARKSISALGDRLCDHFKEAVETKKEMEAQLNLLILKLNETGNKVEISTIEEWSNKEKTAMTKTSFAGKPDDLSGSDAYPEKLRQYYSVRTSLQKSNPGSNTWSILTVQLERLDHQLKKLEIGQARWSPDNPLYLAYIHELHDKRQKDLLLSMHSKCSERWFLLQLMKKYADGQAIARRLCSQISKTTNAVKQLVKEYERPQTSTGSKYPSKVLVEGALDVDSSMWRTIDPSSVPYCDKRQLIDLVHINNRCNEEVSIIQEEMRRILKFYERKIEGLEMWSKEMRARRTDSAECRGLLSIVLTKLDELRAFSGYLRELFSASEKGNLQTSMKQESGILLDMEDFSDNTDSQIESDDDDEDVAEELGESEVFKDLRSVLSAEFGNDSESDSGNPDSDGELNPMI; encoded by the exons GTATTTATCGTTTGCTCGTTGGAGATTGCTTTTGTGAGTTCAGGTATATCACCAGCATCTTGAACAATTTGAAGCAGTTCAATCCCTTGCTTGAAAGTGAACATGAATGTCCTGCTTGCCCTAAG GAACAATGTAACCAGTTCCAAGCAGGGTCTAGTCTACGTTCAAAGAACAAATCCAAGAAGCTGGACGAGACAGCTCTTTTTGGAGCAAGCTGTAAACATGAGGTTCCACTGAAGTTTTTCAGCTTGAAGAGAGGAGAAGA AATTGGAAATGCAGTTTTTCTTCTCAAGTGGATTAAGGAAATGGTTGATAACAAATCCATccacgtttattttttttatgatattGCATGCGTATTGGGTACACACTTGAGA AACACACACCAGGGGTCAATACTTGATAAGGTTGCTCTTGCAATCCCTGCATTCCACTGCTATGGGCACAAGGTTTCTTGTCAG GTAAACTACAGTGGAAGAAGGCTGGAAGGGTTTGGGATGAGTGATGGCAAGGTGATGGAAAGACTGTGGTCATACTTGAGGCCAACAGGAAagataacaaaggaaatgacTCCTGCACATAGAGTCGACACATTAACTGAATCTATTCTCATTCATTTTGCAAGAAAGTCAATTTCAGCCCTTG GAGACCGACTCTGTGACCATTTTAAGGAGGCTGTTGAGACcaagaaagaaatggaagcTCAACTAAACTTGCTGATTTTGAAGTTAAATGAGACAG GTAATAAAGTTGAGATTTCCACGATCGAGGAATGGAGCAACAAGGAAAAAACTGCTATGACTAAGACCTCTTTCGCAGGAAAACCTG ATGACTTATCTGGCTCAGATGCCTACCCAGAAAAGTTGAGACAGTATTACTCTGTGAG GACAAGTTTGCAAAAGAGCAACCCAGGGTCTAACACTTGGAGTATATTGACTGTTCAACTTGAGCG ATTAGATCACCAACTCAAGAAATTAGAGATTGGTCAGGCGCGGTGGTCTCCAGACAATCCTTTATATCTTGCATATATCCATGAGCTCCATGACAAGCGCCAAAAGGATTTACTGCTGTCAATGCACTCAAAGTGTTCAGAAAGGTGGTTTCTGTTGCAATTGATGAAAAAATATGCAG ATGGACAAGCCATTGCCAGACGGTTGTGCTCGCAAATCTCCAAGACTACCAATGCTGTAAAGCAGTTGGTTAAAGAATATGAGCGACCACAGACAAGCACAGGAAGCAAATACCCATCGAAGGTTTTGGTTGAAGGTGCCCTTGACGTAGACTCTTCCATGTGGCGTACTATTGACCCTTCTTCAGTCCCTTATTGTGACAAAAGGCAGTTGATTGATCTTGTTCATATCAACAATCGATGTAATGAAGAAGTAAGTATTATCCAGGAAGAAATGCGGCGGATATTAAAATTCTACGAAAGAAAAATTGAGGGTCTCGAAATGTGGTCAAAGGAGATGAGAGCACGCAGAACGGATTCAGCGGAATGCCGTGGATTACTGTCGATTGTGCTCACCAAGCTGGATGAACTTAGAGCTTTCTCTGGATACCTTCGTGAACTTTTTTCGGCATCTGAAAAAGGAAACCTCCAGACATCAATGAAACAAGAATCTGGAATTTTACTAGACATGGAAGATTTTAGTGACAACACTGACAGCCAAATTGAGTCTGACGACGACGATGAAGATGTCGCTGAAGAGTTGGGTGAAAGTGAGGTCTTCAAAGATTTACGCTCAGTCCTTTCTGCTGAATTTGGCAATGACAGCGAATCTGATTCAGGCAATCCAGATTCGGACGGAGAATTGAATCCAATGATCTAA
- the LOC138038270 gene encoding uncharacterized protein codes for MSIKSLFIVLFADLSHLTPLTLICVISPLLCVPKRDSDELRVVHDLSFPEGFSVNDGIAKDSYLNEPFRFRLPGIDRLVEFVNKEGSGCPVFKKDLSRAYRQIPVDPGDYHLLGFQVDGHFYFHSAFPFGLRSATLACQRTTQSVVYILNTMGILVDVYIDDFYVACRPSHSHSAFQRMNTLFDDLGLLTSAAKDVPPCHRMVCLGVEIDTSAMTLTVPQFRLDELDVELHQWLEKSIYTKHALQSLLGKLSYVSACVRPGRVYMCRLLNALRDTTSRRSARRITDDMRADIAWWIYLLQHYKGVSVIPSNVTISNPYLFACDASDACLSGCGPVCFGEYFKRCFPPAILALTLHINVLKLLTVVVTVKLWATCLQGLNVELYSDNTACIVAINNKSSSNVHMQCCLRELWLILSVHNISLVVHHVPSKENSLADSISRYNSDFSARQFVDNYAATHELVEISLQDTLFSFFLL; via the coding sequence ATGTCCATAAAGAGCTTGTTCATCGTTCTATTTGCGGACCTTTCACATCTAACCCCTTTGACACTAATTTGTGTCATCTCCCCACTTTTGTGCGTTCCAAAGCGTGACTCCGACGAACTCAGAGTCGTTCACGATTTAAGTTTTCCCGAGGGCTTCTCTGTCAACGATGGGATCGCCAAAGACTCCTATCTCAATGAACCATTTAGATTCCGTTTACCCGGGATAGATCGCCTGGTGGAATTTGTCAACAAGGAAGGCAGTGGTTGCCCCGTATTTAAAAAAGACCTAAGTCGCGCCTATCGCCAGATTCCTGTAGACCCCGGCGATTACCATCTTCTGGGCTTCCAAGTTGATgggcatttttattttcattcagCCTTTCCGTTTGGTCTTCGATCAGCAACTTTAGCTTGCCAACGCACCACACAAAGCGTTGTGTACATTCTTAACACTATGGGAATTTTAGTGGATGTATATATCGACGATTTTTACGTAGCGTGTAGACCCAGTCATTCTCACTCTGCTTTCCAAAGGATGAACACTTTATTCGACGATCTGGGTTTGCTCACCTCGGCTGCTAAAGACGTACCCCCGTGTCATCGTATGGTGTGTTTAGGGGTTGAAATAGACACCTCTGCGATGACCCTGACCGTCCCTCAATTTCGCCTCGACGAACTTGATGTCGAATTACATCAGTGGCTAGAGAAATCTATCTACACGAAGCATGCCTTACAATCTTTGCTAGGAAAATTGTCATATGTTTCTGCTTGCGTCCGCCCGGGTCGTGTTTACATGTGTCGTTTGCTCAATGCCTTGCGTGATACAACTTCTCGCCGTTCTGCGCGGCGGATAACTGACGACATGCGTGCAGATATTGCGTGGTGGATTTATCTTTTGCAGCATTACAAAGGCGTGTCTGTCATCCCATCCAATGTCACGATCTCAAATCCTTATCTTTTTGCCTGCGATGCCTCTGATGCCTGCCTGTCAGGTTGTGGCCCGGTATGTTTCGGCGAGTACTTCAAGCGCTGCTTTCCTCCTGCCATTTTGGCTTTAACATTGCACATCAATGTATTGAAACTTTTGACTGTTGTTGTGACGGTTAAACTCTGGGCCACTTGTCTTCAAGGTCTAAACGTTGAACTTTACTCTGACAACACCGCCTGCATCGTTGCCATTAACAACAAATCATCGTCAAATGTTCACATGCAGTGTTGTTTACGTGAACTCTGGCTGATCCTCTCTGTTCATAATATTTCTTTAGTTGTTCATCACGTACCAAGCAAAGAGAACTCTCTTGCTGATTCGATCAGCCGCTacaactcggatttttccgctAGACAATTTGTTGACAATTATGCGGCCACCCATGAACTCGTAGAGATATCTCTCCAAGACACGTTATTCAGTTTTTTCCTTCTCTAA